A genomic stretch from Haloarchaeobius amylolyticus includes:
- a CDS encoding type IV pilin, giving the protein MTDEAEFQRAPQEKRTWVIALVFVMLAASVLGVAGAYVLGGQEPLNPPDTEFTFERTGESQLRITHAGGETLTAGNLQIVVDDSRTTWDATDFAIDADADVAEGDSTSISGVRPGQTVQLIYDRGSRTYVVGEYDLPANETSG; this is encoded by the coding sequence ATGACCGACGAGGCGGAGTTCCAGCGCGCCCCACAGGAGAAGCGGACGTGGGTCATCGCGCTGGTGTTCGTGATGCTGGCCGCGAGCGTCCTCGGCGTCGCCGGGGCGTACGTCTTGGGCGGCCAGGAGCCCCTGAACCCACCCGACACCGAGTTCACCTTCGAGCGGACCGGCGAGTCACAGCTCCGCATCACCCACGCCGGCGGGGAGACGCTGACCGCCGGGAACCTCCAGATCGTCGTCGACGACTCCCGGACCACGTGGGACGCGACCGACTTCGCCATCGACGCGGACGCCGACGTGGCCGAGGGCGACTCGACGAGCATCTCGGGCGTCAGACCCGGCCAGACCGTCCAGCTCATCTACGACCGGGGCTCGCGGACCTACGTCGTCGGCGAGTACGACCTGCCAGCCAACGAGACGAGTGGCTGA